CCGCAAAAAATCACTAAAATTACAGGGATTACTAATGAAGATGTAAAGGAAAGTCCTTCAGTAGAAGAAGTGTTGCCAGTGTTTTATGCATTTATAGGCCATTTACCATTGGTTGCTCACAATACGCCTTTCGATAAATCATTTTTAGATGCGTATTCACCTGAACCGCCTAAAAATAAAACAGATGACACATTAGCTATTGTACGAAGAAAATTAAAGAAAGAAAAAAGGGAAGGTGATATCTATTCATTTAAACTCGAAGAGGTTGCTAGTTATTTTGGTTACAGTATTAAGCATGCACACAGGGCGCTTGATGATGTACTAGCTGTAAAGCATATATATGAGGAATTAAGAGATTACGAATCCTTTTAAAGGAAAAAACACCTTGCGCTTAATCGTAAGGTGTTTTTCTTTATATAATTGGATTCATCAATTATTTGGCCTTGTTGCTTAAGACAGAATTCCATTAGGGGATTTTTGCCCCTTTATATCCTACTCAAATACCTGCACCAGAACTGTTAAAAAAACGTATTTAGAATATACTTGTTAATAGGTCATCATCAATATCATTTTTCACTTCTATAGTTTGAGGTCTTGGCTTTAATCCGAAAGGATCTTCCTTATCAGAAATTTGAATATTAGCATTAGTATGGATTTTATTCATTCTGATATCTGTATCTTTATTAAAGTTAAATAGGCATAAATTGACACCATTCTCACTTTGAACACTTTTATATATAATTCCATTAAAGCCGCAGAATGATAAGCACTGGGCTAGAAAATTAGGAAATATATATTCATAAGAGAAAGATAAATGATGTTGGTCGTTTGCCATGGAGGCAAAAATATCAATATCTGATTTTGTCGAGTTAAACACTTTTAAATCTTTAATAATTTCAAATTCAGCTATGTCTACAATATCATTCTTTTGAGGCGATATTTCCTTTAATACGACTTCTCTTTCACTTGCTAAGTATAGATTAGTTACACCTGGTGGGTTAAACCTACCTTGTTGTGGAAAACCAATTGGTGGATTCCATAATTCTTCGGCAATGAAAGGCACCATTCTTTGAAACTGATTTCTCGTTCTTCCCCTATAGTAAACTGTACTTTCTTTTATGGTCTCAATAAAAGGAAAGTCCCTTTTTTTAATTTTATCTAGTATAGTCTTTCCGATATTATGCTCTAAGCCAAGCATAGGGTGTTCTTGTAAGAACAGGATAAACTCTCCCGTTTCTTCTGCAGATATTCCAAATGTCTTGATGATAAAATCAAATTCGTCACCAAACCAGTCCTTAATTTCTTGTTCACTAACATAAGGATCATCTGAATTCACTGGATTACCACACGAACATTTTAATTTAGAGTAAATTTGTGGTTGTAGCTCAGTTGGAATATAATATTCGTCAACTAATTCACTGACTAAGTTTAAATTCAAAGAATCCCCATACTGTTGTTCGTAAGGGATAATAGTTCCATTGCAATACTGACATTCTTTGATATTATAGTTGATTTTTTGTGCTAAAAATTCTATGGCTTCTTCTAAAAAATCCTCTTTATTAGTTACTATATAGTCATCTTCTAAAAGAACTATCTCGCATATAGGACAGAATTCCACTTCATTATCGTATTGTTTTACACGGGTTGCTCCTGGAACATAATCTTCGTTTAAATAACTGAATGTTTCAAAAAGTTGCGGATAACAGCAACTCTGACAGCCTTCTATCATAATGGCACCTCTAATTATATAAATTAATGTAGTTATCAAAATAATAAGCATATCAACTTATGGCTATATAAGTTTAACATTATCAACAGAATTATTGGTAATAAAACAATTAAGTTTTGCAGTAAAAGCAACAACAACTTCAAATAAGTTATTCAAAATAAATTTTTATTTTATTATAACTTAACTATATTGAGTTCTTTTTTCGAGATAACAGCAATAATCGGGAAAAGATTCCATTGAATAAAGAACGTTTGTTCGTATATAATAAAGAACAAACGTTCTTTATTAAGGAGTTAGTTCAATGGATTATGGACAGCTACCAAACAGAGTCATTATATGTATCGATATGAAATCGTTTTTCGCCTCAGTTTCTTCTGTCATCCGAGGTTTAAATCCGTTGAAAACAAGGCTTGCTGTTGTAGGAGATATCAAACGGACGGGATCTGTTGTGTTAGCTGCCACCCCCTTATTAAAGAAAGAAGGGATCAAAACAGGAAGTCGTCTCTTTGACATTCCTAAAAGGAAAGATATCCATGTGGTGAATCCATCCATGGAGAGGTATATCAAGGCTTCGAACTATATTTCTAGTTTGGTGTTACAGTATGTTGCTCCTGAAGACTTTCATGCGTATAGCATTGATGAGTTGTTTATTGACGTTACAGCTTCCTTGCATTTATTTGCTCGAACACCAGAGGAGCTAGCTCATCGAATACTTAATGAGATCTATCGCAAAACAAGACTGACAGCTACGGCAGGAATCGGTCCTAATCTTTTACTGGCTAAAGTCAGCTTAGATCATGAAGCGAAGCACAGCCCAACAGGGGTTGCTTATTGGCGATATGAGGATATTCCCTTTAAGTTATGGTCGATTCATCCCATGAAGGATTTCTGGGGGATCTCGTCAGCTACAGAAAGACGCTTAAACCGTTTAGGCATCTACACCATAAAAGAACTCGCTCTTTCTTCTAAAGAGATGTTACAAAAAGAATTTGGCATCATGGGACAGGAACTTCACCAACATGCGAATGGAATTGATTTTAGTCGTATTTCAGATGTGTACATCCCTAGTTCCCGTTCCTTTGGGAAAAGTCAGATTCTCTTTCGAGATTATACGAGCCGAAAAGAAGTTGAGTTATTACTATTGGAGCTATTGGACGATGTTTGCTTTCGTTTACGCATGCATCAAGTGGTGGCTCAAACGATCCATTTATCGATTGGCTACAGTAAACAAACAGGTGGAGGCTTCTCAAGACAAAAGAAAATGGGAAGAGCTTCAAACTTAAGCCAAGATATTTTCCCTTATTGTTTAACCCTTTTACATAATTTTGATAGTGGAATGCCGATTCGCTCCATTGGAATTTCATTATCTAATACGAGCATTGAAGAAGAGGAGCAAATGAGCTTATTTGAGGATATCGATCAGCGAGAAAGAGCCTATGCTCTTGCCAAAACGATAGATGAAATTCGTATGCGTTATGGGAAGAACAGTGTGCTGCGGGCTTCAAGCTATCTGGATCATTCAACAGCTCGTTATCGAAATGGTCTTATAGGAGGCCATAAAGCCTAACATAAAGGAGGAAGATATCATGAATCACGATAGAGGTATGAAAAAATGGAGAGCTTTCGCAAGCATGCCAGAGCAATACATAGGATTACAGGAAATCATAAACAAGCAACTAGAAGTACCTCAACCTCTTTTAACAGAAGAGCAAATGGAACAAATCAATTTCACCTTGATTGAAGCACTACATACAAATAAACAAGTATACCTTACATATTATAAGAACGGGCATCATATAACCGATACAGGATTCATCCAATTTGTTGATTCCCTGGGGGATCAATTTATTTTCATTGATGAAGTATTTGAGTTAAAAAATAAAATGAGGTTAAGTGAACTAATTGATGTTCGTTTTACATAAAATAATTTCACCTTCACTATTTGTGGTAATCTAATAAAAGGCAACTAGAAAAGAGTGATCAAAATGGAAGAGAAAGAGCAGCAAGAAATTGACCTTGATAAAGTGTATGACTATGCTGAATTTCCGGATAAGGTTAGTGGCCGGTGCGATAACTGCAACTCAGCTTACTTCAAAAGTTCAGTAAAAGGTGGCGTTTTCTTGCGCGAATGCCGGGATTGTGGCATGAAGAAAAGCATCTAAGTATAGAGGGTTATATAGTAAAAAGAGAAGGGATAAAACCTTCTCTTTTTTTATTTGTCTGTATTTACTTCTCTTTATAACCATTTTTGCATCAAAGCCCATTTAGGACTGGTTAATGAATACTAAAGTTTAAATTTTTAGCTGACGTTACATCTTCCAATTTTAAACTATTTGCAAATTCTTTGTAATTTCTCTTCGTACTTAACCTTTTGAAATCACCAACTAAATAAAACTCCAGTTTAGCACGTGAAACAGCTACATTGAGTAGGTTGGGCTTTTTGCATGACCAGTCTGCTGCAGAGTCTGATTGTTGGTCTGTTCCAACAACAAAATAGACAACGTCTGCTTCCTTCCCTTGGAACGTGTGAACTGTCCCAATAGAGTTTTCAATCCATTTATTTAACTTTCGTCCATCTATATTTACTAATTCAGCTTTCAATTCAGCTTTCAATAATTTAATAAGCTCTGTTTTTATCTTTGTAAAAGGCGTAATAATAAAGACATCTGGGAAGAGAGAAGTTGTCTCTGACTGCTGAAGGCGTTGAAAGTGTTGTTTAATTCTGTCTAGAACAAATTGACCTTGCTGTTTCACATAATGCTTATCAGTTGCTACACCGTGACAGTCATACCAAACACCAGCACTCTCGTCAGAATCTTTAGCGAGCACCATTTTATTGTCGTAAGCAATTTCGTTTGCGATAGAAAACATTGGATTAGCACAGCGTCGATGTACCCAGAGAGGTATTCCAATACGTTGACCCTTATCATTAAATGTCCCCATGGGATTTGCCAAATCAGCTAAAACTTGTACAGATGATTCCATACCTAAACAATGCTCTTCTATTTTAAAACGGTTACGGATATCATTTAAAATAGTCTTATCTAATGTGATAACAGGCTCAATTTGAATGGGATCTCCTACAATTATCGTATTTTTAGAACGCCATAATGCACCTGCTGCTTGTTGAGGCGTCGCCTGACCAGCTTCATCAATAAATAAATAGGAGATAAAATCTTTACCAATCCCTTTATACATTTGAGAAAAGCTAGCAAACGTTGTACTAACAATCGGCGTTATTAAATGCATTACATCCCACATATTTTCAAGTTCACGAATACCTTCATTTGTATTTAAGTCAATTTCACTTCGATCTCCAAAAATCTTAAGTGGACGTTCTAACGCCTTTACGTTGTAGACAAGAAGTAGTTTGTGAAGCTTTAAAGCCTTAATA
This DNA window, taken from Priestia megaterium NBRC 15308 = ATCC 14581, encodes the following:
- a CDS encoding RES family NAD+ phosphorylase, producing MIEGCQSCCYPQLFETFSYLNEDYVPGATRVKQYDNEVEFCPICEIVLLEDDYIVTNKEDFLEEAIEFLAQKINYNIKECQYCNGTIIPYEQQYGDSLNLNLVSELVDEYYIPTELQPQIYSKLKCSCGNPVNSDDPYVSEQEIKDWFGDEFDFIIKTFGISAEETGEFILFLQEHPMLGLEHNIGKTILDKIKKRDFPFIETIKESTVYYRGRTRNQFQRMVPFIAEELWNPPIGFPQQGRFNPPGVTNLYLASEREVVLKEISPQKNDIVDIAEFEIIKDLKVFNSTKSDIDIFASMANDQHHLSFSYEYIFPNFLAQCLSFCGFNGIIYKSVQSENGVNLCLFNFNKDTDIRMNKIHTNANIQISDKEDPFGLKPRPQTIEVKNDIDDDLLTSIF
- a CDS encoding DNA polymerase thumb domain-containing protein; the protein is MDYGQLPNRVIICIDMKSFFASVSSVIRGLNPLKTRLAVVGDIKRTGSVVLAATPLLKKEGIKTGSRLFDIPKRKDIHVVNPSMERYIKASNYISSLVLQYVAPEDFHAYSIDELFIDVTASLHLFARTPEELAHRILNEIYRKTRLTATAGIGPNLLLAKVSLDHEAKHSPTGVAYWRYEDIPFKLWSIHPMKDFWGISSATERRLNRLGIYTIKELALSSKEMLQKEFGIMGQELHQHANGIDFSRISDVYIPSSRSFGKSQILFRDYTSRKEVELLLLELLDDVCFRLRMHQVVAQTIHLSIGYSKQTGGGFSRQKKMGRASNLSQDIFPYCLTLLHNFDSGMPIRSIGISLSNTSIEEEEQMSLFEDIDQRERAYALAKTIDEIRMRYGKNSVLRASSYLDHSTARYRNGLIGGHKA
- a CDS encoding YolD-like family protein gives rise to the protein MNHDRGMKKWRAFASMPEQYIGLQEIINKQLEVPQPLLTEEQMEQINFTLIEALHTNKQVYLTYYKNGHHITDTGFIQFVDSLGDQFIFIDEVFELKNKMRLSELIDVRFT